TCATGAAGTAcacacattattttttattttttattttttattttatttattttggggtgggagcattatttttttgaggCTTGTCCACACTACACTTCAAATTCCCACTGGTGGGATTCTcctgctagtttttttttttttttcagttttaaatgtaattctactttttatatatgaaggtttaatactttgaatttttgcaaaaaaatattgaatttagaATTTGACATGTTGAGAAAACATGTTGGCAAGCAATGAGCATTGCACAGATTGTTTTGCAATATAATAAGAGATTAAGTGGgttcaataattaatatttaaagtgCAAATTTACTTTCTAGctcaaaaagaaattaataaaacacatATTacataattagaaataaaaaataacgtgatttattacaagttaaaaatctaaaaaacaaataatatttattataatttaaaatcttcaaAGACTAAAAATGTGAGACgtacaaaatatttaataataccgaataaaaaaactagaatagaaaaactagaaacatataataatattgaatagaaaaataaaaaaaatcattccttTTAATTAAGATTCTTTCCTAaactgaataaataaatatttattttttcaaaaaaaacatacatcaaCATATTATAAATAGCTATTTGGGGATTTGATATCGTGGAGTTTTAAATAATCAGCTTAAATGATTATATTcgccacaataaaaaaaatcgttcaGCAGTACTTTAAAACTAATGACTTGGATCGATGGTagattcaggtttttttttaatatttttaatatatcataataaaaaataattttttaatatatttttaaaaaataactgttattataatattaaactgGGAGTGAAACTCTCGTTATGTACCTCCTTCAAGAAACAAAAGTGCCATAATCATTGATCTACAGCACACTTTAtacttttctctgttttttcttaaaaaaaagaagaagaaaagaaaatagattatttcatcaataattcaaACTAATACAGCTCatcaatatttttagatatttttttatacagttCATCAATATTCTTTAAAAGACAACTTTTTTCTTGcacaaaataattgaattgaaCAGAACTTTGACAGACATGAAGAGAACGAACGAAATTCACAAACGtcaattgatataattttttgttttggcataaaattgaaaattgcgTATTATATTAAGGGGAAGAttgaggctttttttttttttttttattaacacggtgtccgggccaacttgcacgcacctcgactaatcccacgagccttgaagttaaagaccatgtaaacctttagtgaccattatattagcaaccacaagacTCAAATCtaagaccataaaaaaaacaaacctcttaATTCCAAGCTTTTACCATTAAACCACTTATTAGATAGTTGATTGAGGCTTCCCTTATTCTTACAAGGTTTGTACAAAGAGCAGGCATGTGAAAACTCCCaccacattcttttttttttcttgaaaaaaaaacattatatttgagttttaaataATGGAGATTTCCcatctatatatatagtttgtttttgttttaaatccaaGCATTGTTGGAGCACATTTGATATTCTTgtaacagttgtttttcaaagtatttttcacttgaaattatattaaaatagtatttttttaatttatttttaacataaatatattaaaacgatttgaaaatacaaaaaaaatcaaagcaaagaaaaaaataaaaaatttaaaacacaaaaataaacaatcatttatttagttaaaGGTAAGGGAATAATTTAGCAAGTCACCTTAGGATCTCATTGTGATGCTTGAAGTTCCATATTGGACAAAATGCAGTGTGTAGCTCTACCCATCAACCTtcgaacaaaaaacaaaatcattaaattttgtttggtttaaagGTTGCGTTGTGGTAATAATCGTGATTGTGGATACAAATGCAGCTTTATCTTTTATGATTATAGTTATTCTTGTGGTTAGGAACGAAAGAtgtttgatttaatatatataaaataactcttcgaaaatttaaaaaatatgatagcaattgtttttaaaattatttaaaaaatatatatattaaaataatatttttttaatttttaaaaattatttttgatattatatattaaaatgatttaaaaatataaaatattattaattttaaataaaatttaatttaattttttttaaaatacgaaAATAAACAAGctaaaattattggaaaaaagcTATTGTCGGAGAATATCACTATGATATCTCTCATTGAAAAGCCAAAACCAAAATTCCTTAGAAGCAAAGCAAAATGAACAGCTGGACAGAAAGACTTTGCATTTCAACGCAGCTCTTAAATATTGGAGGATAAAGTGTATCTTAAGGCACAAAGTTGTCGCCCTTGCATTGTCTAAGAAATGGGTCAAAGGCTacaaatcatagttattaaacccggcccggggatTCGGACCGGGTCCCGgttttcatgggtcaacccggaaaaattaaaaagaaattaaaattttaatatttcatatgaaaaaatccatataaatatagattatacatattatgaagtttaaaagaatattttaaaaaaaaattattccacgttaaaaagatattatgttaagtttttaagttaaagtatttaaactaaaaaagttttttatcccacattgaaaaaacataactttttccttggaaacatagagtatatatactaatgggtttcaaatcccacattgaaaaaacataacttttttcatgggaacatagagtatatatatgaaagggtttcaaatcccacattgaaaagataatatgttatctttttaagttgaagtatttaaactcaaaggttttttatccaacATTGACAAAACATGAtgtttttcttgggaacatagagtatatatactaatgggtttcaaatcccacattgaaaaaacataacttttttcatgggaacatagagtatatatatgaaagggtttcaaatcccacattgaaaagatactatgttatcttttaagttgaagtatttaaaccaaaaggttttttatcccacattgaaaaaacatatagcatatatactaatggatttcaaatctcacatttaaaagaaaaaaaaaatcgggtctTGTTCGGGTTCGCccaggtcccgggtcgacccgtcgGGTCGCCGGGGTTTGGCTGGGTTGTTGCCACAGCCgatcttttattaaacccggaccggtccagccaccgggtcgacccgccgggccgggtttaataacagtgctACAAACAAAGGACTAAAGCCACGGCCTAGCAGGACCTCAATCACCTGCTACGCCTACGCTGTTATGATACgggttaaattattatttttttaaatataaaaaaatatttaaaatttattaatatattttctagtaaaataaattatatataaattgactTGATATAATGTAGTTAACTTGATAAATTCAAATACAACTTAAATAACAGctaaaaatatggtttgattaaaaaaattaaaatgacatatttttttataaatattgagacgataatATAGTTGATCAATCTAgatcaacccgagttaatttACAAAATCCACAACATTAATCATGAGACCGCGATAAACtcaatataaagcaaataaaaataaattataaaggttaattcttaattaactcaatattaaaggatgtagttaagaaaaaagtttaattaaaaaaagaataaaaagctAATTACTTGAGTCGGTCCAGATTAATCTGCCAAATTTGCAACCCTGGTCATGAAACCAGGATAacatcatagaaaacaaattgaaaaaaattaagaaattcaattctcagtcagcccaatattaaaggatgaaattgaacaaaaaaaaactcaataataaaaggacaaaaaaaaaatcaacccgagtcaactcggaTTAACCTATCATTCTCGTGACTTAGGTCATGAAactaagataacctcataaaaagcaaatcaaaatacaagCCGAGTTAAAATTCTAAACTCTCGACCTGAGTCATGAGGATAAGATCTTCATATatcaagcaaattaaaataaattatgaagcataaTTTCTGAACAATtcaatgaattgaaaaaaaaaattaaagaaatgatctgagttaacctgtcaaatatgtgatttaGATCATAAGACcataataacctcatagaaagcaaatcaaaataaattatgaaacctatTTTCCaatgaataaaatgttgaatgatgaaataagaagaaaatttgattaaaaaaaagcagaaaaccCAAGTCAATCGGGTTAATCCGACAAACTCGTGACCTAGATCATAAGATTGCGATAATCTTATAGatagtaaatcaaaacaaattataaagtttaatccTTAACAAACCAactattgaaagatgaaattaaaaaaaaaaacacacacactaATGAAACAAATAGTATTATGTTAGGTGATGTATAATAAAAGCACCATCTATGATTATCaagtttaaatataataatttaatctgAACGGATAAATATTATGATGTCACCCAAAtgagtgaatatatatatatatatatatatatatatatatatatatatatatatatatatatatatatatatatatatcttttattgttGAACAAATACAGTATAGTACTCTAATTACAATATCAACCTGGTTGTaatcttaattttcaaaatattaatatagaaacttttgaaaattcatggattaattttaagaatgcatttgaatgattaaaaattttttgtgcaatattataaaatttgtgTACATTTAAAACGAACATGGAAATATGTTTTCTCTTCTCTGATTCTATTGTCTTCATCTCTTCCATTTAACCAAACAATACCTTACAGTTCAAAGGAGTCATCATCTTGCAATATTTGTTCTGCAGCGAgctcttcctcttcatcaatcACCAAGTATGGGTTCCTTTCCGTGGGCTGAAAATTGTAGAATATGAACACATAGAAAGCCAGGCTTGCACCTTCAGAAAGAACATACGTAAACCCTTCATATCTATAATCCAAAATACCCTCCATAGAAGAAACGACAACTCTTGTGAAATACAAATACATCACCAGACAAATGTAGAAATTCTTGAAAAGGGTTAACTTTTCCAGGTTCCGAGCAGCCTTTCCATCCGATTTTGATGCCTCTTTCAGATTTCGAATCGACCAAACGATCGGGAAAAACACAGCGCAGCAGCATATGACATCGATCAACAAGAAGATTTGGTTCCAGGTCCACCAATCCTTGGTTGCTGGCCCAGTTTCACTGATAACAACATAAGCTATGTTTTCAAGAACTTGCAAGGGAATTACTATCATCAAAACATTCTTTTCGCGTTCTTGAAGGTATGGTTTCAAGAATGACCAACCAGTGCCTATAAGGATGATCACAGTGAATAACATTATGCCCTTGAAGAATCCAAAAATATAGAACGCTACATCCCAGCCATGAGGAGTACCAGTTTTGCTCACATACATTTCGTCCTCAGACGCACATATCATTTTAAGTGCCTTGACAAAAAGCAACGCCCCCATTATTAGGTGGATCATGTCAACTGTTGGTCTCTGTTTGAAGCAAACAAAACTCCATATCCCAAAAAAGCAAGTATAAATGAGAAAcattgagagaaaaaattttGGCAGAAAGGTTTGTCCTATAGGAAGGAAATTTTTTGCACCATCTTGTAAGTTATACATCTCGGTATGTACATACATTGACACTTCAAATTCTGGCTGGCAATTTCCAAATACCAAGCTATATTCATCAGCCTCATCAATAAATGCAGAGCCATTATAAGCTGACGTATTCATGCTAAGgtcattgaaattgaacaagagCTTTACATACCGGCTAGACAGAACACAAAAGCTTTCATCTTTACTTTGCAGTGAGTCATTCGTGAATATTGTTGAGAAGGAAGAGTCTCTAGCCAGGAAAAATCCCATGGAAGAAGGGTTAAGTTCTGCCTTTCGACTTCTTGATTTCCAAGAGACGTCTTTTATGGAAATGGCTACCCGACCACCTTCTGTGAAACCAAATTGCTCAAACATGATAATGGGACGAGAATCATCAAAAATATATGTGTCTTTGATTTCGGATGAAGCAAATGGGATGCTTGAAGTTAAGAACAACGCGTACAAGATCAGTAATAGTGTGGggggatgatgatgaagattttTAGAGGAATTATAAAATCTCATTTTGTAACAAAAATCAGGGTTAAATTCTTGAGAAAGGGATAAAATGAAAGTGGGAATTTAGACCATAATTTGGTGTTGATGGAACTGGTAAGGAAGAAACTAGGACATTGCTTCGGGCTTCTCCTCTTATAGAATATTGTTAGGTGATCACATATTGTTGGTAAAATTAGCAAGAGAGGAACGATTTGAGTGCCAGAGATTTGGGAAAGAGAGGGAATAGACTTAGGACATGTGTAGGATTGACATTCATGCATGTctgcaaaataatatatagcttTATATGATGGAAAAAAGCATGCATCTCCGtgtatatatcaatttttttcgtACTTTCAGAAGCATCTACTAGTCATCTGATATTTCTTTACAAGGATTGCATAATTTTCTGCAGAATGGTTTAGAATGCTTAATATCTTGTCACTCTcattaacaacaaaaatggAGTTTTAAAAGCAAATAGTAAGAAGCAGCATTagcacaagaagaagaagaagcagcagcagcagcagcttgcAAATATTAGAGCATCTGATTGAACTGTTTTTAGAGAAAAGATGAACGTTAAGAGATTAGTCCATAATCAACAAAGGCTTGTCTACGCGTAGCCCAACACTTCTACAAGCTTAACAAAATTCCAAGCAGGCCATCCCAATAAATCTCAACATGGTAGTGGGGTATTAGTTACATCGTAAGGCCTCCCTTGAAGGGGGGGAAAAAAtagatggagagagagagaagttcTAAATAAAGATatgcttataattttttttgagtcataagttttattttttattaatatttagaattttttttttcttatttatatctattttttcttcaagatgGATCTCGTAAGATGTTATTAATTACTTATTGAACACCATATAATTTctcaactaaaaacaaaatgcaacaATTATGTGTAAAGGAGGAGACTAAAAATACCCCACGagtgaataaaaagaagaaaaatataaataaaaaggtatcAACCATCAAATAACTTGTGTCCCTtgtatctaaatattattttttaaaaaaaataaaagccatgGAAAATTCATTATGTCCTTAGATAAAGATAGATAAAGACCATTATTCACTGtaatagtataattaatatttcatcatttcaataaaaaatcaataaacttgttattggagtaaaaaaaatatttttttacaccgATCATTAGTCATTATGAGATTATTTataaacaattcaattttttaatcttttaaatacaCAATGTAAAGACTCTATTACCTTTAAAAGCAAGATTTTTCAAAAGATTAATTAGGGGTAATTCAttcattttacatttttaaagcCCAATGAAAGACTAAACTACCcataaaagtaaatatttttaaattgtcatTTATGggcttttttttgtcatttaaaattGGATTTCTTAGTAATTATCAAGTTAACTTTGgtcttttaataattataaatattatttaaaaataaagagtagATGACGCATGTAATGCACATACCAGTGAGTGAATGATACCTAGCCATTCAGGCGGCGTGTAAAGTGTTGTCATGCCTTTTGCGATGAAGTTGAAAACCtcataccatttttttttctagtggtGTGGCGCATGCACACGACGATGAAATTGTTTGGCTCcagtatactttttttttctcctccctcttttctttgcCAAAATATAAAggtaccattttttttatttccaatttgattctcattcttttaattgctatttttttttaattgatttttttctttaatttcattcctCGTCATTtgggtttcatttaatttttatatcaaatttgatcctcattcttttgattgttgtttgttttttttattcttttcctaattgatttttttaatttcatcccttaacatttgatttcaaattatttttatatcatatttagttcccgtcatttttaatttttatttctttttttatccttttcttattgtattttttttttaaatttcattcattaatattttattgatttagaattttgctttgttattttttagggtttaccTTATATGAAGTTAGTCTTGAGCTTATGACCAGGGTCACGAGTTACGAAGGTTAACACGAGttgattttagtgtttttttaaggtcctcatttatttttatttttatttttttcctttaacatttgatttattgaggaAGTCCGGGCTCATAACCAGGGTTACTAATTTCAAAGGTTAACACAAGTTGACTTTGATACAGCTGagggaaatttttattttttcttatttttcagacaatttttttgttcttttgtgaaattgtttttctttttaatttcaccattcaatcaaagataaaatactttttatatttcaattttgatccttattattttaattttaattttttgtttataatctttttgtttaattgattattttcttcaattttattcttcaacattcgattgattatgaattgagttttcatggttttgtTATGTATGATGCTTTTACAGTTTCATGACTTAGGTCattggtttgaaaagttaaacaTGGGctgacattgatttttttatatatataaaaaaataaactttgtgattttcttcatttttgtttttatcgccttatctcggtctcatgacctaaGTCGAGGATTTGATAGAATTATCAAAGTTACAAATTTATCATATTAACTTGATTTAactcaacatgatttttttagtgcCCCTTTTTTACCCAACTTTGTTTTTCTGTATTTAATGGGCTGAGAATTGAGTTATATCGTTTatcttcttttgaaaaaatactttttttcccAAGTGAAaacttttgtttaaaaaatttggttaatttgttatcatatcttttttatcgtttaattaaaataaaatcaattaacttgaCATAGTGAGATCTATACCCAAGTCGCGGAAAAAAGATCGGACCCACGATATAACACGAGTAAACGGCTAATATATACTATTAGCCTAGAGAAAATCTAGAGACAATAGGTCTCCCATATAAGGGGCTACACAAAGAGGGGTATCTTTTCCGgatgtgtttgaaagtgtggtagtgattgttttttaaagtgcttttcattccaaaatacattaaaataatatattttttttatttttttaaaattatttttgatatcagcacatcaaaataatttaaaaatattaaaaaatattaatttgaagaaaaaaaaaatttaaaattttttcaaaaacacttccaaaatgcaataccaaacacacataatattatttaatctcTTCAACTGGTTGGGACAAAAACACAGCAACTATCACTTTTCTACCATGAAAAACGTTGTGCTTTCTTGCAATTCCATCATCCCTACCAATTAACTTGAATATTAAGATTTCTAAAACTAAGTCGCTACTCATCTACTATGAGACAATTGCTTAATTTCTACCCTCTTGTTTGTTCAATTTcccagcttcttcttcttttttgctgtCTCTTTCAAGCAACCCTTGCTGCAGCCTCTTTTTAGCCAAGCTATTAACATGTGATTTTGAAGGTGATATGTCCGGCATCGTCCTTCTCTTCTCTGCTGTTTCAGCATCCCGTCCTTCTAATCTCCTAGCTGCCCATTCTTTCTCGGCCTTCTTAACATGGAAGCTCACAAATTCTGCCACGATCTTTTCCGTTAGCAAATCTTCTGTCTTTGTTTCATCCCAGTCGGCAGCTTCTCTTATTTCTTCCACAAGTTGTTCAAAAGAGGCGCCATCAGCACCTTCCAGGTCTTCAATTCTTCCCATCTTAACGTAAATCCCACACTATGTATGCTCCAAGCTGAGCAAAGTATGATATGGAAGATGAAGCCTGGCTACAAAAACAAGGCTTTAGAATTCATCAGATCTGGAACAACGAGGCAACAGCACCATGCATTTATACATCGCACGATGTTACACCGTCAATAAAGAAAGGAGAACGACGTAGtggaaacaaataataatactCAAGAAGTCATAAACAAGTAATAACATTCTTTTCATGGTAGAGTTCTAATGAATAGGAAACAAAAAAGAGCCTATCAAGGGAGCCCAAGGAGCCAGGGCTGCTGAAGACAATCCTTGCTGCGGAGCCTGGCCTATTGGACCCCGGTCcataaaaataggaaaaatagcaaaggaagagaaagaaagaagaatggtAGAGGACAGAAACAGAGAATTTTGACAGAAAAGAATATGTTCATAAAAGTCGTCGTCGTTATTGCTATTAAAAATTGCTTCCATCTCTAGAAATCTATagatacaaaaattatataatttatatagacatgtttaaaataaattaatctgaCATGAATCAGTATCTATATCTTATATGTTGtgtaatcagtttttttatatttgatcaacaTTAAATTGGATTTTTCCTCAACAAAATGCAATAATTGGCAAACATGAATCATGTATCCAtatcttataatatataatattttattcaatccgGTCTAACATAATAAGTTGATTtagagtttgatttaatttaaattttaattttaatttaaattgattttgatattgatCTATCAAACATAGATAACATGATAGGTTGACTTTATACATGTGGGTGGGTGTgtgtgttcgggccagcttgcgtgtatctcgactaatcctacggatcctaaagttaacgaccatataagcatTCAATGACCCTAAAGTTTGTGGAACTCGAATCGGTGatctttagaaaataaatttaaaacctgatCAGTTGAGTTTCACCcctcataattatatatatatatttgttttaattagatGACTTGTGAACCCAAGCTCTTTACCGAGTCATACCGTGAGGCAGCTTGATAACTATACTCTTACAAACTGATAATTAAAACCAGTGAAAGATGATAACACAAAATT
This window of the Populus trichocarpa isolate Nisqually-1 chromosome 13, P.trichocarpa_v4.1, whole genome shotgun sequence genome carries:
- the LOC7474636 gene encoding protein CANDIDATE G-PROTEIN COUPLED RECEPTOR 7 encodes the protein MRFYNSSKNLHHHPPTLLLILYALFLTSSIPFASSEIKDTYIFDDSRPIIMFEQFGFTEGGRVAISIKDVSWKSRSRKAELNPSSMGFFLARDSSFSTIFTNDSLQSKDESFCVLSSRYVKLLFNFNDLSMNTSAYNGSAFIDEADEYSLVFGNCQPEFEVSMYVHTEMYNLQDGAKNFLPIGQTFLPKFFLSMFLIYTCFFGIWSFVCFKQRPTVDMIHLIMGALLFVKALKMICASEDEMYVSKTGTPHGWDVAFYIFGFFKGIMLFTVIILIGTGWSFLKPYLQEREKNVLMIVIPLQVLENIAYVVISETGPATKDWWTWNQIFLLIDVICCCAVFFPIVWSIRNLKEASKSDGKAARNLEKLTLFKNFYICLVMYLYFTRVVVSSMEGILDYRYEGFTYVLSEGASLAFYVFIFYNFQPTERNPYLVIDEEEELAAEQILQDDDSFEL